The segment TTTTGCTTGGTTGCTGGTCATGGTGATGCGTCATCTAGGGTTGGCGGCACGATTTGCTTCTGGCTATTTGGTACAGCTGAAAGCTGATGAAAAGTCATTGGACGGTCCCTCTGGAACAGAGCAAGATTTTACAGATTTGCATGCTTGGACCGAGGTGTACGTGCCAGGAGCTGGTTGGATTGGATTAGATTCTACTTCTGGGCTTTTCGCTGGCGAAGGTCACATTCCTTTGGCATGCACACCCGACCCTCAAAGTGCCGCGCCGATCTCCGGTACAGCAGAGTCTACCAAGACAGAGTTTTATTTCGAAAACACTGTCAAACGAATCGAAGAGCAGCCAAGAGTAACCAAACCCTATTCAGATGAGCAATGGGCGCAGATTGTAGCAGTAGGCGATCAGGTGGATGCTGAGTTTGAAGCCAATGACGTACGCTTGACAATGGGAGGAGAGCCAACTTTCGTGGCAATTGACAACACAGATGCCGCTGAGTGGAATTCTACAGCTGATGGCGAACACAAAAGAAAACTGTCCAACGTGCTCTTTCACAAGCTAAAAGGGGAATTTGGAAAAGGCGCATTGATACAATATGGTCAGGGCAAGTGGTACCCTGGTGAGCCATTGCCTCGATGGAAATTGGCCTGCTATTGGCGGCACGATGGGCACGAAATCTGGCGAAACGATCAGTTGATGGCAGATATTTCCAAGGACTATGGATTCAACCATCAAGATGCCAATAAATTTATTCAGGGATTGACCAAAGAATTGAATTTGGATCCGCAAAATGTCACACCAGCATATGAAGACCCTTTTTACTTCATTTGGGAAGAAAGCAAAGTGCCCGTCAACGTAGATCCTTTGAAGAAGGATTTGAAATCTTCTTCTGGAGCGACAGAAATTGGCTGAGTTGCTCAATGATGGATTGGATCAACCCGTTGGTTATTCTATCCCTATTGCATGGGATCATGATCGATCCAATTGGCAAAGCTGCCAATGGTCGTTCAGACGAAACAATTTGTTTCTAGTACCGGGCAATTCTCCTGCAGGATTGAGACTACCTTTGGATTCTATTCAATATTTAGATCCAAAAAAGGAAAAATTTGATCCAGAGACCGACTTGTTTGCAGAAAAGGACGCACTGCCACAGATCCATGAGGCTCACTCGGTCATAGATCAATCCAAGTCCTTCAACAACTCCACGGAGATCTTCAAGACAAGTTTGATTGTAGAGACACGCCAAGGCAAACTTTTCGTGTTCTTTCCTCCACTCAGACAATTGGAGCATTACCTGGATCTGGTGGGAGCTGTAGAGCGTGTAGCAGAGTCGCTGCAAATCCCCGTGTTGATCGAAGGCTATGACCCACCATCGGACAACCGCGTTCAGAAATTCATGATCACACCTGATCCTGGAGTGATAGAGGTGAATATTCATCCATCCAAGAGCTGGAAAGAATTGTTGAGCAACTATGAGATTCTCTATGCCAAAGCCAAGGAGTCTCGATTGACTACCGAAAAATTTAACCTTGACGGGCGTCATACAGGTACGGGGGGTGGCAATCACGTGACTTTAGGAGGTGTCACACCATCAGATAGTCCAATTTTGCGCCGACCAGATGTGCTCAAGAGTTTTATTACTTATTGGCAGCATCATCCTTCATTGTCTTATCTCTTTTCTTCGCAATTTATAGGGCCGACGAGTCAGGCACCTCGAGTGGACGAAGGGCGTGACGAGATTTTGTACGAA is part of the Reichenbachiella agarivorans genome and harbors:
- a CDS encoding transglutaminase family protein, which translates into the protein MSIKVAIRHYTKYTYDRHIELSAQVIRLRPAPHSRTFIKGYSLNIKPDNHFINWQQDPFGNYLARIVFPDKIDHFEVDVEVIADMVVINPFDFFMEEYAQTFPFKYEENLAKQLTPYLEVTEQDDLLMALVNKAKGLVTKDMITVDMLVAINQLIYQELSYNIRMEPGVQSCQQTLELKSGSCRDFAWLLVMVMRHLGLAARFASGYLVQLKADEKSLDGPSGTEQDFTDLHAWTEVYVPGAGWIGLDSTSGLFAGEGHIPLACTPDPQSAAPISGTAESTKTEFYFENTVKRIEEQPRVTKPYSDEQWAQIVAVGDQVDAEFEANDVRLTMGGEPTFVAIDNTDAAEWNSTADGEHKRKLSNVLFHKLKGEFGKGALIQYGQGKWYPGEPLPRWKLACYWRHDGHEIWRNDQLMADISKDYGFNHQDANKFIQGLTKELNLDPQNVTPAYEDPFYFIWEESKVPVNVDPLKKDLKSSSGATEIG